The following proteins come from a genomic window of Sander vitreus isolate 19-12246 chromosome 14, sanVit1, whole genome shotgun sequence:
- the LOC144529440 gene encoding SNF-related serine/threonine-protein kinase-like, producing the protein MAGLKRHHDGKIAGLYDLDKTLGRGHFAVVKLARHVFTGEKVAVKVIDKTKLDPVARGHLFQEVRCMKMVQHPNVVRLYEVIDTATKLYLILELGDGGDMYDCIMKHDGGLTEEVAKCYFAQIVHAISYCHRLHVVHRDLKPENVVFFEKQGVVKLTDFGFSNRFQPGKTLNTSCGSLAYSAPEILLGDEYDAPAVDIWSLGVILFMLVCGQPPFQETNDSETLTMIMDCKYTVPPHISHACRDLIARMLQRDPKKRATLEEIGAHEWLQGVDPSPATKLSTPLVSHRSLSEEEHGSIIQRMVLGAITDRDTITEALESNQYNHITATYYLLAERMLRERQEKEQHSQTRSPSPSKAQFRQSWPTRVDVNQDVSDGLGGPTISHPGGPQSPARSAESLHKGPRPKTALLDLSQRQEHHTPASSQQQSARQNQERGLRSLVKPHSNPHRLGSLTSVGPCKTRSPSLFSVEEDEEEEGKEDTGLSASALPAQVVLRCKASSSSSTCSSGNRLTSRMSAPVLNQIHEEDKEDEEEEERRELRGFGPPKPSLSLNLNSRIPSPPTLIPSPSTVGVTAPVAAFTSSSETSDDETESHHKPDTATVGGQGDEREGRKEDGEKRGSGQGSPSSCASPGSGSCQGKGTAKAASGLVESLKLMSLCLSSQFHNLTGGGGGGGGGGSSGAVVAGDTQDHPMWRMCMGGSTGSLDKVSLLGGPSPRGNLYHHHPSLGDALADPLLEGPCTATLRLGELDLARENHRNMKNRVLQMPLSDKTLSVNIHRSPKEGLLCTPTPHSCCQVI; encoded by the exons ATGGCGGGGCTCAAACGTCATCACGATGGGAAGATCGCCGGGCTGTATGACCTGGACAAGACGCTGGGCCGTGGACACTTTGCTGTAGTCAAACTGGCCCGACACGTATTCACTGGGGAAAAG GTAGCAGTGAAGGTGATAGATAAGACTAAGCTGGACCCGGTGGCGCGGGGCCACCTTTTCCAGGAGGTGCGCTGCATGAAGATGGTGCAGCACCCCAACGTGGTGCGCCTCTACGAGGTCATCGACACGGCCACCAAGCTCTACCTCATCCTAGAGCTGGGAGACGGAGGAGACATGTACGACTGCATCATGAAGCACGACGGAGGCCTCACTGAAGAG GTGGCCAAATGTTACTTTGCCCAAATTGTCCACGCCATCTCCTACTGTCACCGGCTGCACGTGGTGCACAGGGACCTGAAGCCAGAGAACGTGGTGTTCTTCGAGAAGCAGGGGGTCGTCAAGCTCACCGACTTCGGCTTCAGCAACCGGTTTCAGCCCGGGAAAACACTGAACACCTCCTGTGGCTCATTGGCCTACTCTGCTCCTGAAATACTGCTGGGGGACGAGTATGACGCTCCTGCTGTGG atATCTGGAGTCTGGGGGTGATCCTCTTCATGCTGGTCTGCGGTCAGCCCCCCTTCCAGGAGACCAACGACAGCGAGACGCTCACTATGATCATGGACTGCAAATACACAGTGCCTCCGCACATCTCCCATGCATGCCGAGA CCTTATAGCCCGTATGCTGCAGCGGGACCCCAAGAAACGAGCGACCCTAGAGGAGATAGGGGCCCACGAATGGCTTCAAGGTGTCGACCCCTCCCCAGCCACCAAGCTGTCCACCCCTCTGGTGTCCCATCGCAGCCTGTCGGAGGAGGAGCACGGCTCCATCATCCAGCGTATGGTGCTGGGAGCCATCACAGACCGAGACACCATAACTGA GGCTCTGGAGTCAAATCAGTACAACCACATCACAGCTACATACTACCTGCTGGCTGAGAGGATGCTAAGGGAGAGGCAAGAGAAGGAGCAGCACAGCCAGACGCGATCACCCAGTCCCAGCAAGGCCCAgttcag GCAGTCCTGGCCCACCAGAGTGGATGTTAACCAGGATGTCAGTGATGGCTTGGGGGGTCCGACTATCTCCCACCCCGGGGGGCCACAGTCACCTGCCCGCAGTGCTGAGAGCCTCCATAAAGGCCCCAGGCCCAAAACAGCTCTGCTGGACCTCAGCCAGCGGCAGGAGCACCACACCCCAGCATCCAGCCAGCAGCAGTCTGCACGACAGAACCAGGAGAGGGGGCTCAGGTCCCTGGTAAAGCCCCACTCCAACCCCCACAGGCTGGGCTCTCTGACCTCAGTGGGCCCTTGCAAAACTCGTAGTCCCAGTCTTTTCAGcgtggaggaggatgaggaagaagaggggaaGGAAGACACAGGTTTATCCGCTTCTGCACTACCTGCTCAGGTGGTGCTTCGTTGCAAAGCCTCTTCCTCATCATCTACATGTTCTTCTGGTAATCGGCTGACGTCCCGTATGAGCGCTCCAGTTCTTAATCAGATTCACGAGGAGGATaaagaggatgaggaagaggaggagaggagggagctgCGTGGATTCGGCCCACCCAAACCCAGCCTCAGCCTCAATCTGAACTCTAGAATACCATCACCGCCAACACTCATACCATCACCTAGCACTGTTGGTGTAACGGCACCGGTTGCCGCTTTCACCTCCAGCTCAGAGACTAGTGACGACGAGACAGAAAGTCACCATAAACCAGATACGGCAACTGTAGGTGGACAAGGGGatgagagagaagggaggaaaGAGGATGGAGAGAAAAGGGGGTCAGGgcagggcagtccctccagctGTGCCAGTCCTGGATCAGGTTCGTGCCAAGGCAAGGGCACAGCCAAAGCTGCCAGCGGCCTGGTGGAAAGCTTAAAGCTGATGAGCCTGTGCCTGAGCTCTCAGTTCCACAACCTGACggggggtggaggaggagggggaggtggcGGCAGCAGTGGTGCCGTTGTTGCGGGGGACACCCAGGACCATCCCATGTGGAGGATGTGCATGggcggctccaccggtagcctGGATAAGGTCTCGCTACTGGGTGGCCCCTCACCCAGGGGGAACCTGTACCACCACCACCCCTCGCTGGGAGACGCGCTGGCAGACCCGCTGCTGGAGGGCCCCTGCACAGCCACGCTGAGGCTGGGAGAGCTGGACCTGGCCAGGGAGAACCACAGGAACATGAAGAACCGCGTTCTGCAGATGCCTCTGAGCGACAAGACTCTGTCCGTCAACATCCACCGGAGCCCCAAGGAGGGTCTGCTCTGTACTCCCACCCCACACAGCTGCTGCCAGGTCATCTAG
- the rpl14 gene encoding large ribosomal subunit protein eL14 produces MVFKRFVEIGRVAYISFGPHAGKLVAIVDVIDQNRALVDGPCTGVKRQSMPFKCMQLTDYVIKVPHSARQKFVRRAWEKAEVNQKWAQSSWAKKIEARQKRAQMSDFDRYKVMKAKRMRNKIIKHEVKKLQKEAAKK; encoded by the exons ATG GTGTTTAAACGCTTCGTTGAGATCGGCCGTGTTGCCTACATCTCTTTCGGACCCCATGCTGGCAAGCTGGTGGCCATCGTAGATGTCATCGACCAAAATAGG GCTCTTGTTGATGGTCCCTGCACAGGCGTGAAGAGGCAATCCATGCCCTTCAAGTGCATGCAGCTTACAGACTACGTCATCAAAGTCCCTCACAG TGCCCGCCAGAAGTTTGTGAGGAGAGCCTGGGAAAAGGCCGAGGTCAATCAGAAGTGGGCACAAAGCAGCTGGGCCAAGAAGATCGAGGCAAGACAGAAG AGGGCCCAAATGTCTGACTTTGACCGCTACAAGGTGATGAAGGCCAAGAGGATG AGGAACAAGATCATCAAGCATGAGGTGAAGAAGCTCCAGAAGGAGGCAGCAAAGAAGTGA
- the LOC144529443 gene encoding uncharacterized protein LOC144529443 — MADGSVIFMSADDLQLPMLERISREREPQKMVSDFVSKNKHKTVSLINPSGAKLTIGDLEDTMYRGKYDEVNGWGKFYLPEKVSMQVIGVVEGTSCPCDELVLMICCEDAQVYAYDGEEEELHLVASSLDQLLHAGIEYPASKSYYKGEAFKDMTEEDWAEVRKSDVGRRLDEEHHELVMSKKSELLKNLKSTKHTTGVCS; from the exons ATGGCGGATGGTTCAGTGATCTTCAT GTCAGCAGACGATCTGCAGTTGCCTATGCTTGAGCGAATCAGCAGAGAAAGAG aaccccaaaaaatgGTGTCAGACTTTGTGTCCAAGAATAAACACAAGACGGTATCCTTAATCAATCCAAGTGGTGCCAAATTGACGATAGGAGACCTGGAAGACACCATGTACAGAGGGAAATATGACGAGGTGAACGGGTGGGGAAAATTCTACCTTCCTGAGAAAGTAAGCATGCAGGTTATAGGTGTAGTGGAGGGAACCTCGTGCCCGTGTGACGAGCTCGTTCTGATGATCTGCTGCGAGGACGCACAGGTGTATGCCTAcgatggagaggaagaggagctgcATTTGGTGGCTTCAAGTCTGGATCAGCTACTTCACGCGGGAATAGAGTATCCAGCGTCTAAGAGCTATTATAAAGGAGAGGCCTTCAAAGATATG ACCGAGGAGGACTGGGCAGAGGTGAGGAAGAGCGATGTGGGGAGGAGGCTGGATGAAGAGCATCATGAACTGGTGATGTCAAAAAAGTCTGAACTCCTGAAGAATCTCAAATCCACCAAACACACCACAG GAGTCTGCAGCTGA
- the LOC144529441 gene encoding uncharacterized protein LOC144529441: MAAAQQKEEYLKQEPFRKNAFLIINKIVKLNSEHANTPLVDEILHSIFFLGKLNKPPFSPEDILSDDEDLLKDLKDHYPQPFELYSSQLPRRSPFSCVLDMIVYLTNQTHQGERQEQEIENKIIEKLRQLISELELGKNEPLVSSTICVSHSTETPNADRYYGVSMSTSGRNPGKILIAASCFSSWDSYVAGAVMTYYPNKVKREYFDGTIILPEQHVRCQAFNLFKEGDKPPCRSCGNLFGLTTNEKKEWPYGNCAEAESVSNLLANVVEIKDQARPKAKTCTEENRKRAEENVRKELEGFVRTERFKWKGQFYTPQGT; encoded by the exons ATG GCTGCTGCACAGCAGAA AGAAGAATATCTGAAGCAAGAGCCATTCAGAAAGAATGCTTTTCTGATCATCAATAAAATTGTGAAGCTGAATTCAGAACATGCTAACACACCATTAGTGGATGAG ATTCTTCATAGCATTTTCTTTTTGGGAAAGCTCAACAAGCCACCATTTTCCCCAGAAGATATTCTGAGTGATGATGAAGACTTGCTTAAGGATTTGAAGGACCACTACCCTCAGCCTTTTGAACTCTATTCCTCTCAACTACCCAGGCGGAGTCCATTTTCATGTGTGCTGGACATG ATTGTGTACCTAACAAATCAGACTCATCAAGGGGAAAGACAAGAACAAGAgattgaaaacaaaataatagaaaagctgCGCCAGCTCATCAGTGAACTAGAGCTTGGTAAAAACGAGCCCCTGGTCTCCTCCACCATCTGTGTCTCTCACAGCACCGAGACCCCAAATGCAGACAGGTACTACGGAGTCTCCATGTCCACTTCTGGCCGTAATCCTGGGAAAATCCTGATTGCTGCATCCTGTTTTAGCAGCTGGGACAGTTATGTAGCTGGTGCAGTGATGACCTACTATCCAAATAAGGTCAAGAGGGAATATTTTGATGGAACCATCATACTTCCGGAGCAGCATGTCAGGTGCCAGGCGTTTAACCTCTTTAAAGAAGGAGACAAGCCACCTTGTAGATCATGCGGGAATTTGTTTGGTTTgacaacaaatgaaaaaaaggaatgGCCCTATGGCAACTGTGCAGAAGCTGAAAGTGTGAGCAACTTGCTCGCAAATGTGGTAGAAATTAAAGATCAAGCCCGACCAAAAGCTAAGACATGCACAGAGGAGAACAGGAAGAGAGCTGAAGAGAATGTCAGGAAAGAGCTTGAAGGTTTTGTGCGCACGGAGAGATTTAAATGGAAAGGTCAATTCTACACCCCACAAGGAACTTGA